CATTTGCGGATAACGCACAGCATAAACATCGCCAGTGTGGCGAAACCGAGGAAGGCCAGCATTTCGGTTCCTCCTCAATTGGCGTATGTGGGGCGAGAAACAACCGAAGACCGGGTATTGAGCGGTGAGCAACCCAGGCGGTTAAGTTGGCGAGTCATGAAGTGAACCTCTTGTTTTTGTTATGTCTTGGGGTGAGCCCTAGAAAAGAAGCCAGGGCCGACGAAAAAAATATATCAATGCTCGATTGTTAAGCATAACGACAAATGCTAAACACTGAATGTAGCTGCGCTTAAACCTAAAAAGGACCCCTGAATGAAGCTTGATATCGAGAAACTGCGGGTGGTAGCTCAGGTGGGCCGAGTAGGATCCATGACTGCGGCAGCGCGAAGCCTGCATTTGACGCCATCGGCGATTTCTCAGACCGTCCAACGGGTTGAAGCCATGATCGGGCTCGCGCTGTTCGAACGCCGGCCACACGGGATGGTGCTCACCGATGCAGGAGAGCGGGTCGTGCGTCGGGTCAGTCTGATGGAAGCCCAGTTGGCGCAGCTTGAAAACGAGTTGCACAGTGTGGCGCAGGGTCGCTCCGGGCATTTGTCGCTGGGGGTTTTCCCGACGCTTGCCTCGTCGCTGTTACCGCGCATCGTCACAGACTTTCGGGCCCATCACCCGGACATCACCTTGAATGTGCGCAGCACAAGATTGGCTGCGTTGCGCAGCCTCGTTGTGTCTGGTGAGCTCGACCTCGCGGTTACCTGGACCTATCCGTGGCTGACTGAATCTTCACCAGCGATTCAATTAAGGACCGATCCTACGGTGGTCTTGCTGCCTGTCGGACACCCCCTCGAGAAGGAACCAGGGCCTGTGAGCCTCCAGCGTCTTGATGAGGAAGCCTGGATATGCAGATCAGACGGGCACGAAATCACAGAGTTATTGCACCGCGCATCTGCCCACTGCAATTTCACCCCGCGTATCGCCATGCTCGCAAACGACTATCAGGAGACACAAGCGATGGTGGCCGCCGGGTTGGGCGTTGCCCTGGCGCCTAAGCTATCCACCACCACCTGCCGGGCAGACATTGTTGTGCGAGACATGGATGATTCCATGCCTTCACGGCAACTTCACTTAGTCCAGCCATCTAATCGAAGCAGCCCGGCGGTTCAACCAATGATCGAGTTACTATGCAGTTTATTAAGCGATTAGACGCCGACGACGGCATCGCAAAGTCTAGCATCAGACTAGCGAGCTAGCGCTGGTTCAGTACCGGACGTAGTCAGATTTCAACGAGTAAGATCAAACTTCAGTTCAGCTGATCGCTCCCTTTTGGCGGAAGACTGCTGTAACCGACTAATCGCTATCGGCCAATGCGGTGATTTTTCAGAGACCTGCCGATCTCTGTGTTGGGCGTGAATGCGATGTTTGCAACACCGTCAAGAGGACTCCTGCTGTCATAGTTTCAGCGATTGACGTCCCGTCAATTTGTATAACCGGGGGTGGTTGCCGTGACAACCATCGCTCGTGCCAAGCCCGGTTGTGCCCCGAAAAGTCTGGATTATCGTACTGTGAAGCCCATTCTTTGAAACCCACATGTATTTCATGCATGTCCCCACCTGGCGCTATACGATCCCCAAAGCGGGACTTCTCACGAGCCGCCAGCCGATCAAGGCGTACAGGTGTTGGCGTCACCACGAAACACTATCAACTCAGCTTCAGCCAGTAGTGCATCTCCCCAGACCATGCAGCTACCAGTTAGTACCCAATCATTCTCGCCAGATGCCTGCTGGATCAACTTCACGCGCTCGCAGACCTGCCGTTTGGTACATCTATTGTTTGAGCGTCTTCTATGGGTCGATTCTGTTGAAAAAATCGGCCTTGATTTTTGAGCTAAAAAGTACGCGTCGGACATTGAAATCTTGAATGTCAACGGAGCGTGTCAGGCTGAGATTTCACGCAGCAACGTGCTGATAAAGAAGCTTTCGTCGTTCCATCCTACGACGTTTTTAAAAGCTGACTTTTTCAACAGAATCGACCCATTACTGCCGGTCAGTTCACGTCCTGGCACCAGTGCGGATCAAAGCGTCTTTGGGTGGTCGGGTCGGCGACGAACTCAATGGCCGCCATCATGCCGACGCCGCGCACTTCGCCCACGATCGGCAGGTCGGCAAACGACGCTTGCATACGCTGCTGCAGGTAGGCTCCGTGGCGCGCGGCCTGGCCGGTGAGGCCTTCCTTCAACGATGTCGAGCACGGCGTTCGCGGCGGCTGCGCCCAGAGGGTGACCCGAATACCTGTAACCGTGAGAGAAACTGCCAACGCGGTCAGTGGCCTCTTCCATCACTTTTTACACTTTTTCACTGACCATGCAGGCTGACAGCGGCACGTAGGCGGAGGTCAGACCCTTGGCCACGGTTATCAGGTCTGGTTCGATGTCATACAGGTACGATCCGAACAGCGCGCCGGTGCGACTGAAGCCGGTGATGACTTCGTCGGCGATCAGCAGAATGTCGTATTTGCGCAGCACGGCCTGAATGCGTGCCCAGTAGCCGCTCGGTACCGGGATGATGCCGCCAGTACCCAGTACCGGCTCGGCAATGAAGGCGCCAATGGTTTCAGGGTCTTCGGCAAGAATCATGGCCTCAAGCTCGACCGCTCGGCGCTCGCTGAATTGATCTTCGGTTTCTCCGGGCACACCGCCCCAGTAAAAGTGCGGTACACCAGTGCGCAGGATGCCGGCAATCGGCAAATCCATGTGATCGTGATAGAAACTGAGGCCGGTCATCGAGCCCGATACCACTGAGCAACCGTGGTAACCACGCTCCCGGGCGATGATTTTTTCTTTTTCGGCAATCGCGCAGATTGTTGCAGTGCCACACGATCTTGGCTTGGGTTTCGTTGGCGTCAGAGCCTGACAAGCCATAGAACACTTTGGACATCTTGCCAGGCGCCATTTTCACCAAGCGGTCGGAGAGTGTGGCCAGCACGTCGGCGGTGTGGGATGCATAGGAATGGTAATACGCCAACTTGTACGCTTGTCGAGCAATGGCCTCGGCCACTTCCGTGCGGCCGTAACCCACGTTGAAGCAGTAGAGCCCTGCGAAGCCGTCGATGTATTCCCGGACCGTTGAGTCGACAATCCACACGCCTTTGCCACTCTCGACAATCACCGGCGGCCCGCCGGACTCACCAGAGGCGTAGTCCTTTAAATAAGTAAAAGGGTGCAGGACGCTGTCGCGGTCCATCTCGGCGATCTTGTCAAAATAATTCACAGTGTCACTCCTGCAGAGGCCGGGTGCGGGTAGAGACCGTTGTGAGTGACACCATGTTACGAGGTATTTTGAGCAGCATTACGGCGAAGAAAGACGATACTCCGCCTCTTTACTGCGAATTATTGAAATAGGCGCACTTATGATGCCCAGGTGCTCATTGCCGCTCATGAGCACTTATTGCCTCCTGCGCACCTGTGTTTGGAACTGCATCGCGCCTGAAGTCGTCTACACCCCGTATGCTTCGCCAAGGTGACGAGACTTGGCTGGCCGAGATAAACTGCATCGCTATATTGCTCATGTAATCTGAACCCCCCTCGGCAGTCCTCAGGGCAGCCGGTCTCTTGTAAACCGGCAGGGCCAATGACTCCTGAAACTCGCGTTAACCTGACCAACTGTGATCGGGAGCAGATTCAAATACCAGGCAGCATCCAGCCGCATGGCTGCCTGCTGGCCTGCGACGCGTCAGCCGGTGTCGTGCTCCGCCATTCGGCAAACGCACCTGACATGCTGGGCACCAAAAGCGATTTGAACGGTTCGTCACTGGAGTCGATTTTTGGGGCAGAGTCAGCTCACACTATTCGCAACTCGCTTGCTCGCACCAAGGAGGCATCTCGGTTAGCGCTGACGTTTGGCCTGAGCCTTCCGTCAGGCAAGCGTTTTGACGTCGCCGCTCATCTGTTCAAGGGCTCAGCCATCATCGAGCTTGAGCCTTGTGGCGCGAGTGTCGCCGAGCCCATCGAGCTTGCGCGCACGATCATTGCCCAGGTCCGGGAGATCGACCGGACTGACAAACTCTTCCTCGATGCCGTACGCCTTGCCCGCGCCATGCTTGGCTATGACCGCGTCATGGTTTATCAGTTGGGCGAGGACGGCGCCGGCAAGGTGATTGCTCAGGCCAAGCGCGGCGATCTCGAAAGCTTCATGGGCCAATATTTTCCCGCGACGGACATCCCCCGGCAGGCGCGTGAACTTTACCTGCGCAATCCGATTCGGATCATCTCGGATGCTCGATTCAAATCCGTTCCAATCCTTCCAGTGCTGGACATGTCGGGCGAGCCTCTCGACCTGTCCTACGCGCATCTGCGAAGCGTCTCGCCGATCCACTGCGAATACCTGACCAACATGGGCGTGGGCGCCTCAATGTCGATCTCGATCATTGTCGATGGAACGCTTTGGGGGCTGATCGCCTGCCATCATTACTCGCAACGGACGTTGACCATGGGGCAGAGGGTGGCTGCCGAAATGTTCGGTGAGTTCCTCTCGATGCACATCGAGACCCTTCGGGCCAGGAAAAAGCTGGAAGCTGCCGCTCATGCCAGGCAAGTGCTCGATACGCTGTTGACGGATGCAAACCGCGCAACGGACATTGATGAGTTTCTCATTTCCCGGATCGCTGACTTCCGGGTGTTGATTCCGTGTGACGGCATCGGAATGTCCCTACGGGGCCGCTGGTCTGTGGAAGGGCTAACGCCGGCTGACGATGCCGTTCCCAGCCTGCTGCGGTTTGTAGAAGGGGTTGCTGAAGGCCGGACCTGGGCCTCCAACCGGCTTTCAATGGCGCATCCGCTGGCACGGGAATACGCCGCAGACGTGTCAGGCGTTCTGGTAATTCCCATGTCTCAGCATCCGAAGGATTACCTCCTGCTGTTCCGTAAGGAGGTGGTGGAAACCCTCAACTGGGCCGGTGACCCTAACAAGACCTATGGCACCGGTTCACCTGACGAGCGGCTGACCCCGCGCAAGAGTTTTGCGGTCTGGAAAGAGACCGTTCATCAGCAGTCATTGCCTTGGACCGAGCAGGATCGCCAGTTCGGCGAGGCCATCCGCACTTCTATTGTGGAGGTCGTTCTCCATAACAGTGAGCTTCTTGCCGACGAGCGCTCAAAAACGGATGTCCGCCTTCGGATGCTCAATGAAGAGCTTAACCATCGGGTGAAGAATATTCTGGCGCTTATCGGGGCGCTCGTCGGTCACCCCACGGCCGAAGGTCAGACGCTCAATGCCTACGTGACCACGCTCAAGGGCCGAATTCAGGCTTTATCGCTGGCCCATGATCAGGTCGTACGCGGTGACGGCGGTGGCAGTCTCTCGGCGCTACTCGATGCCGAGCTTTCGCCTTACCGTACGTCAGCTGATGCCATTGTTTTAAACGGCCCGCATATCGTTCTCG
The DNA window shown above is from Pseudomonas sp. BSw22131 and carries:
- a CDS encoding LysR family transcriptional regulator yields the protein MKLDIEKLRVVAQVGRVGSMTAAARSLHLTPSAISQTVQRVEAMIGLALFERRPHGMVLTDAGERVVRRVSLMEAQLAQLENELHSVAQGRSGHLSLGVFPTLASSLLPRIVTDFRAHHPDITLNVRSTRLAALRSLVVSGELDLAVTWTYPWLTESSPAIQLRTDPTVVLLPVGHPLEKEPGPVSLQRLDEEAWICRSDGHEITELLHRASAHCNFTPRIAMLANDYQETQAMVAAGLGVALAPKLSTTTCRADIVVRDMDDSMPSRQLHLVQPSNRSSPAVQPMIELLCSLLSD
- a CDS encoding aminotransferase class III-fold pyridoxal phosphate-dependent enzyme, whose protein sequence is MACQALTPTKPKPRSCGTATICAIAEKEKIIARERGYHGCSVVSGSMTGLSFYHDHMDLPIAGILRTGVPHFYWGGVPGETEDQFSERRAVELEAMILAEDPETIGAFIAEPVLGTGGIIPVPSGYWARIQAVLRKYDILLIADEVITGFSRTGALFGSYLYDIEPDLITVAKGLTSAYVPLSACMVSEKV
- a CDS encoding HWE histidine kinase domain-containing protein, with product MTPETRVNLTNCDREQIQIPGSIQPHGCLLACDASAGVVLRHSANAPDMLGTKSDLNGSSLESIFGAESAHTIRNSLARTKEASRLALTFGLSLPSGKRFDVAAHLFKGSAIIELEPCGASVAEPIELARTIIAQVREIDRTDKLFLDAVRLARAMLGYDRVMVYQLGEDGAGKVIAQAKRGDLESFMGQYFPATDIPRQARELYLRNPIRIISDARFKSVPILPVLDMSGEPLDLSYAHLRSVSPIHCEYLTNMGVGASMSISIIVDGTLWGLIACHHYSQRTLTMGQRVAAEMFGEFLSMHIETLRARKKLEAAAHARQVLDTLLTDANRATDIDEFLISRIADFRVLIPCDGIGMSLRGRWSVEGLTPADDAVPSLLRFVEGVAEGRTWASNRLSMAHPLAREYAADVSGVLVIPMSQHPKDYLLLFRKEVVETLNWAGDPNKTYGTGSPDERLTPRKSFAVWKETVHQQSLPWTEQDRQFGEAIRTSIVEVVLHNSELLADERSKTDVRLRMLNEELNHRVKNILALIGALVGHPTAEGQTLNAYVTTLKGRIQALSLAHDQVVRGDGGGSLSALLDAELSPYRTSADAIVLNGPHIVLDARAYSVMALVLHELATNAAKYGALSRAVGRLNVNWTIDEGGACDIAWIERQGPRVSPPGRRGFGSVLIDRSIPFDLGGTSTVEYVPEGLQGYFRIPAKHLTLALTAESASVVLTPVHLDGEFTDLANACVLILEDQLVIAVGLEQILSTAGVKEVITASSESEAMMLLGRRKPDLAILDINLGTGTSLDVAEELMKLKIPFLFATGYGDSIVMPVHLKGTPIVRKPYDSTSILVSLRSLIQS